A window from Caldivirga sp. encodes these proteins:
- a CDS encoding PaREP1 family protein, whose product MLPEKVEKPWRDLKAYIEARRIEALAEAKLAVRLLAEGYTRNAAGKAFQAFKSLLAALAGERREELARGLPKVDKLIAYMPTSAVRNIAKVLGLEGEAIIALALHQYQYNGSDPEGVMSIYSSRDDAIRDMCSLLTRIAEILNDEGLKTELHNTCPRH is encoded by the coding sequence ATGCTACCTGAGAAGGTTGAGAAGCCTTGGAGGGATTTAAAGGCTTATATTGAGGCTAGGAGGATTGAGGCATTGGCGGAGGCTAAACTAGCTGTTAGACTACTGGCTGAGGGCTATACTAGGAATGCTGCAGGTAAGGCCTTTCAAGCCTTTAAATCACTATTAGCCGCCCTAGCAGGTGAAAGGAGGGAGGAATTGGCTAGGGGTTTACCTAAGGTGGATAAGTTAATAGCATACATGCCTACATCAGCGGTTAGAAACATCGCTAAGGTACTTGGATTAGAGGGGGAAGCCATAATTGCCCTTGCTCTTCACCAATATCAGTATAATGGCTCAGACCCCGAGGGAGTCATGAGTATCTACTCCTCTAGGGATGATGCTATTAGGGATATGTGTAGTCTACTCACTAGAATTGCGGAGATACTTAATGATGAGGGGCTTAAGACTGAGCTCCATAATACGTGCCCAAGGCATTAA